The DNA segment GCCCCAATCCCACACCCtctttatctgtctttgtctcttccaGACCATTTGGGATGAACATGACAATAGGACTCGACTGGCAGAGAGGATTGATACGGTCAACCGTTGGAAGGAGACGCTGGACAAGTGTCTGACAGATTTAGATGCTGAGATTGACGCCCTAACACAGGCAGGGAGCCAGGGACCCTGCTGCAaacacctccccaccctcctcactTTGGGATCCATGCACCCAAAGTTATGGGAGTATTGGGCAGCATGTCCATCTGAGTCACCCACTGGCCCCTCTGCTGAAGTGGGGATGAGTGCTGCTTCCCAGTGGATGGCCCCACTAGCGTCCTGTGCCCTCTCCCTTCTAGATGAAAGAATCAACAGAGCAAAACCTGCAGGCCAAGAACCTGCCTCTGGATGTGGCAATTGAGTGCCTGACCCTGCGGGACAGTCGGCGTGACATTGATGTGGTGAAGGATCCTGTGGAGGAAGAGCTGCACAAAGAGGTGGAGGTCATTGATGCCACCAAGAAGGCCTTGCAACAAAAGATTAGCCAGGCCTTCCAGAAGCTCTGGTAAGGGAGCTGTATCATTCCCATGTTCCCCTGCACTTGAAGGCTGTGTGTCTTACGTGTGAAACATGTATTGTGGGTAGTGAGCAACTGGCTCTCAGgctgcctcctgcccctgctGTGCCCCCAGCAGAAACCACTTGCTGATTTTAGCACTCCTTCCACCACCTGAGACACGGTCTCAGAATGCTTCCCGTGACCTGGCTTTAGGCAGCCATTGCCAACTAATTGGGAGCATGAGAGATGAAGCCTATTTTCCACCACCCCCAAGTACCTTCTTGTGAGCCTCAGTGGGTGTGTGAGCCTCAGTGGGTGTAGCTACATACATGTGTCCCCGTGAGTGTGTGCAAGCATGTGGGTGTCACCATTTTGTCCGTAGAGAGCCCCTCCAGCTGTGCTGGTCTATGTCTCTGCTGCAGCAGCTCCACTGTCAGCCCAGCTGGCCCAGCCCTCATGTCCCTTCAGTACAATGGGGCCTATGTTCTGGGACCTTGGGGGATGGTTCCTGATCGAATCTggcccttccccagcctcctgcaGGAAGTCCGACAGCAGCTCAACTCTGACCATCGGGACAAAATGGAGACATTGGACATTGACAGAGGCTGCCTCTCTCTCAACCTCAAGTCCCCAAACATCTCTCTGAAGGTTAATCCCACGCGTGTTCCCAATGGGTAAGAAGTGTTTCACCCagtttctcctccccacctcacaggCCATACTCTTATGACCCCAGTGTCTCCTGCCACCCACAGCTCCTCCAGCCTGCAGCAGTGGGATGACTTCAGCCAGTTCAACAAGGACCGGGCAGAGGCTGAGATGAAAGGAGCAGTAGAGCTGAGGGAGGCCATCGCCCTAACTATTGCCAAGGTGCCTGGCCACTCCCCACACCCTGTTCTCCCACAGCTAGTCGGTGGGCCAATTGTTCCTGTTGGCCATGTGGCATGCCATCACCTCACCTGAGCAACTTCCTCAATGGCCATGAGCTTACACCCTCCCCTTGCCCTGCCTCCCCTGTCCTTCAGACCAACAATGAACTTGAAGCCCAGAGGGTTGCAACAGAATTTGCCTTCAGGAAGCGGCTGCGGGAGATGGAGAAAGTATACAGTGAGCTCAGGTGGCAGGAGAAGAATGTGAGCCTTCTCTGTTGAGTCCCTGGGGCCCGGATGTCCTGCTGTGGGATGAGAGCCCACTGGAAGCCCTGGACAGGGTGCACCATGGTGGGTTCAGCTGGTGGAGACCGGTCACTCTGTCCCTGCAGACCTTGGAGGAGATCGCCGAGCTGCAGGAGGACATCCGGCACCTAGAGGAGGATCTGCGCAGAAAGCTACAGAACCTGAAGCTCTGCCATACCCGACTGGAGTCCAGAACTTACCGTCCCAATGTGGAACTCTGCCGGGACCAGGTGCAAGGGCTCCCCAGTGGGGCACGGGGTCCCTGCTAAGGCTTCCTCAGGATCACCCCCCAGCACATGTTTCTGGCGGAGCAGGGGTGCTGGTGGAGGGCAGTACCCAAACTCAAGGAGAGTACACTGATCTGGGCCTCGCAACCCACTCCCCTGCCTCTAGGCACAGCATGGCCTCACTGACGAGGTTCACCAATTAGAGGCAACCATTGCTGCCCTGAAGCAGAAGCTGGCACAAGCACAGTAAGTTTGGGGAGTgggcagcagggggagggagacaccGCCCACCCACGGGGCCTTTTGCTGC comes from the Acinonyx jubatus isolate Ajub_Pintada_27869175 chromosome C1, VMU_Ajub_asm_v1.0, whole genome shotgun sequence genome and includes:
- the TEKT2 gene encoding tektin-2; its protein translation is MATLSVKPSQRFQLPDWHTNSHLLSTNAERQRDASHQIRQEARVLRNETNNQTIWDEHDNRTRLAERIDTVNRWKETLDKCLTDLDAEIDALTQMKESTEQNLQAKNLPLDVAIECLTLRDSRRDIDVVKDPVEEELHKEVEVIDATKKALQQKISQAFQKLCLLQEVRQQLNSDHRDKMETLDIDRGCLSLNLKSPNISLKVNPTRVPNGSSSLQQWDDFSQFNKDRAEAEMKGAVELREAIALTIAKTNNELEAQRVATEFAFRKRLREMEKVYSELRWQEKNTLEEIAELQEDIRHLEEDLRRKLQNLKLCHTRLESRTYRPNVELCRDQAQHGLTDEVHQLEATIAALKQKLAQAQDALDALYKHLARLQADIACKANSMLLDTKCMDTRRKLTVPAEKFVPEADTFSRTTNRTLSPLKSCQLELV